The nucleotide window ATTTTTCCATATTTTTCCAATTGAGTTCTATAAGAAGAAATATCTCCTCCTTTACCAGCAATTAAGTCAAAATTAGGAATAATTACTCTACCTTTGTCATCCTTAACTTGACTTCCTCTTATAGGTTCAACAATACCATAATTAATAAAACTTCCTGTATATCTAGTATAAAGACCTAAAAGAGCGCCATCTTTATCCAATACCATACTTCCAGAAGCTCCACCACCTAAAAAAGTATTGTCTAATACATAGTCATAACCTCAAGTAAACAAAGATTTACCATTTCAGAATAATTGTGTTTGTTTATGGTGTTGTTTATGCTTTTCTGAACCAGAGTGTCCTTTAATAACATCACCGTGTTGATTGGTTAAATTGTATCCTGTTCAATTCTCATGATCGTTGATTTCCTTAAAGTAAGTTAGTTTACTGTGAGTGGGAGTTATACTTCCTACATAGTTCTTATCATATTTCTTTTTGTATTTTTGATTCATAGAAAAAGATATTTCTCCATATCTATTAACTCCTGTAGGATATCCGCCAATAAAGAAATGATCTTCATTTTTATTTAGTTCTTCAGCGCTATATTTGCTCATTAGTTCAGGAGCAAAAAAGTTAATTGATTTTTCTGGAACTTGAGCTCCTGAATTTTCAAATACTTTATTTTTGTAGTACTTCTCAAATAATTTATTTGTAACTTTTTTAGCTACTTCTCCGCTTTCAAAATTAACTTCAATCACTCCAAAATCCTTAAAATAATCCATTGTTTCTTTATCATTATCAAGATCTTTTTTAACTCCAGCAAAATTTATTGCTGCATAAACCAATTTAGGATTATTAATATGAGCTTGATAAATTTTTGGAGATCTTACAGGAGATTTATTTCCTGCATTTTCATTCATTTGTATATATATAGGATGATTTTTATAGTAATCATCTTCCCTAGAACGATATCATGAAGATTTTTCTGAATTAGGAGCTTCAGTTATATCTTCCTCAGATAAAAGATCTAAAATAGGAATTTCTTTACTTAAGAATTCAACACATTTTTTACCTCATTTTTCATTCTTTTTTAAGTATTCACTTAAAGTTGAATTAGTGATTGGCAGAGAAATGTTATATTCACTTTCGGCGAATCTAATTTCATTAATTACATGTAAATTGGTAGCAACAAATCACTTTGTAGGGTATTTATTCTCATCTATAGGTAATTCAAAATCTAAGAATCAACCTGTTCCTGTTGAACAAGGTGTAGATAATTTAACAGTATGATCTTTAATCATCTTATAGATTTTTGCATCTTCTTTTAATTGATTTGTATTTTTTATTAAATCAATATCTCCTGAACTAACTAAATTATTCCTGTAATCTCAGTAATAAATTTCATTTTTACTTTCTTCCATATGCTTTCTTTCTTGATCGGAAATTTTTTGTTTATTTAATATAGGGTTTGTCGTTCTATTGCTATAAACTTTGTTTCCTGAGCCATTAGGCCCGACTCAATCACCTACATTATTTTCAATAATAGTTTGAGGCATTAATTTTTTAGGTTGAACTGAAATTGTTTGTTTGTTCTGAGAAACAGCCTTAATTCCAGTAAGTTTTAAAACTTCCTTTTCTTTGTTTTCAGTATTAAGTTCTGAATCTAAAGAAGATGAGCTTTCTTTAGGAGTTAAAAAAGATTGAGAATCGTCTTTTTGATTATTTGATAAAGAATTTTCAGATATATTTTCTGCAATAATTGTTGATATATCAGTATTTGGCTGAGTCGCAAAAGATGAATAATCTTTATCAATTTCAGGAGAAAGATAATTTGATAAATCTGCTTTTCTGTTGGGCAAGTTTGAATTATTAACAAATCTATAGACTTCATGCCCAGAATAACCAATCCCACTAGCTCCACCAACTGAAACGAAAAGAAATTTTAAAAGATTTGGAAAATTAACTGGCAAAATTATTCCTTAACTTATTTACTTAAAAAGTATAAAAGCGGAATTAATTATAAATGAAAAATATATACTGAAATACTAAAAAAAGTAATTGTTCATTCTTCTTGTATCATTCAATAACTATTAATAAAAAACTTTAAAAACTGAGCAAAGTTCAAATAATTTTTAGTTTTTAATTTTTCTTTATTAGTTAGTTATATAGATATATTTTTTTAGAATACTAAATTTTGTATTTATAGATAAATATATATGACTAATATATGAATTTAAAAAAAGTAGTAATGATTATTGATGGTAATGCTATAGCTAGAAAATGTTTTCACGCTGTCATTTCTTCAAAGAAAGATAAAAAATTTTCAAGAAGAAATGATTCCCCCCCGATAAAGAATTTTTTAAACTTTTAATTTCTCAAATTACAAATTTTATGGCAAGAAAAAATTATTTAAGAAAAATAATTGTTTTTGACAGAAAAGATGGAGATAATTTTAGGAAGAAAATATTTTCGGAATATAAGGCTAATAGGGATTTAAGAAAAGTAGATGAAAGTTTTTATTATTGAATTGAATATTCCAAAAATAAACTCAATAATTTAGGTTTTGAAATATATATTCCTGAAAATGGATATGAAGGAGATGACCAAATAGGAACTATTGCTAAGAAATTTTCTGAAAAATTTTTTTTATGTTGAAATTTTTACTATTGATAAAGATCTTTTACAACTTGTAAATGAATTTATTTCTATTTATTTATAGTCAAGAAATCTTTTTTAACAATTTTTCACAACTTAAAAAATTTTTCTATTTTAAATGATGGTATTTTGCCCCATCAAATTCCATTATTTAAAGCTTTAGCTGGAGATTCTTCAGATAATTATCCTGGAATTCCTAATGTTGGTGAAAAAAGAGCCGTAGCTTTAATAAAGCAATTTGGAAGTGAAGATAATTTTTTAAAAAATTATCAAAATATAAAAGATTCAAAAATAAAAATTTCTATTTCAGAAAATATAGAAAAACTGAAGTTGTATCTTGAAATAGCCAAAATTAGAACAGATTTATCTTTTTCTTTATAGAAAATAATTAATTATGTCTCAGTGGGAATTAACGACTTTAGATAAGTTGGGAAAAATATCATCTGGAAAGTCATATTGCAGAAAATATGAATTTAATCCTAAGTTACACGAAGAATCTATTTCTTTCGTTGGAGTTAAAGAAGTTGGTCAAAGTAGATTGCATATTTTGAAGTGTAATAGATATTATTTTTTAAACAAACTTTCCTTAATGAATAACAAATTATTTTCAAAAAATACAGTTTGTATTTCTATTTATGGAAGTTATCCTGGGGATGCAGCATTATTAAAAAACGATTCTTTTTTATCTAATTGCGTTTTTGCCTTTTCTTCTTATAAAAATATTTCTAATCCCCAATTTATTAAGTATTGTTTGGAATTATCAGAAAAAACATTTTCATCTATTTCCGCGACAACTATTATCAAAAAGGCTTTACCTATTTACAAATTACTTTCTGTCAAATTTCCTTGCCCCCCCCACGATATTCAACAAAAAATAGGAGATATCCTTTCTGCTTATGATGAGCTAATAGAAAATAGTGAACAACAAATAGAAGTGCTTCAAAATATTAGAACTTCTATTTTTAAGGAGTGATTCATTAATTTAAGATTTCCTGACAGTAATTTAGTAGCTTATTGACCAGAGAGAAGATTTCCTAGTGATTGGAGATATCAAAAACTTGAGGAAGTTGCAAAAATTGAAGTGGGAAAAGAATCTGCTAATAATGCAGTAAAAAATGGAAGATATCCGTTTTTTACTAATTCCACTAAAGATAAATTAGCGAGGACAAACAAATATTCTTATGACACTTCCGCAACTTTAATTAATTTTGGAGGAAGCGATTTTAGAGCCAGATTTTATAGAGGTAAATTTGAGGCAAGTGATTTTTCTTATATTGTCTTATCTAAAGACAAAAATTTAATTTTTTTAATTTTTGAAGCCATAATGTTTATACTCCCACAAATATATAAATGCAGCGTAAACTATAAAAAATTAAAAAAACAACAATTAGAAGGAATAAAAATCATAATTCCTGATAGCAAAACATTAGAAAAATTCAACAGTATTTGTGAAAATATTCAGCTTAAGATTGAAAGCTTAAGCATAGGAATTGAAAAACTTGAAAGAATGAAAAAAGATTTACACAAAATGATTTTTAGTCAAAAAATAGAAATTTTTTAAATCGTTGTATTAAGTTTTAAAAAGGAGAGTTAAGTAAGAGGTATGTCAACTTTAGAGCAAAGATTATGAAAAGCTTGTGACAATTTAAGAGCTAATTCTAGCCTTAAAGAAAGTGAATTTTGTATGCCTGTTTTGGGAATTATATTCCTTAAATATATGGATACAAGATTCAAAAAAGCCAAGCAAAAAATTAATCAAGAGTGTTTAGAAAGAGAAGGAATAGTGCTTCCCGAGGAGGAAGATGATTATAAAAGATTAGGAGTAATTATGCTCCCCCAAGAAGCACAATATAGTTGAATTCTTTCTCTACCTGAAGATATTTCTTCTAAGGAATTAAAAGACATAAATGGTCAGCCCTTAAATAGCTTAGGAGAGGTTTTAGATAATTCTATGATGCTAATAGAGTCTAAAACTCAAAAATTAAGTAGGATTCTCTACAGGGAATATAATCGAATGCCCGATAAATTACTTAAAGGATTATTAGAAATTTTTGATCATGAAGATATCACCTGAGAGGATGACAGATTGGGGGAGAATTTATGAATATTTTCTTGAACAATTTGCTTCTTATGTGAAGGGTGAAGAAGGTATCTTTTTCACCCCTCCCTCACTAGTAAATATGATTGTTAACATCTTAGAGCCCGCAAAAGGAACGGTTTTAGATCCAGCCTGTGGAAGTGGTGGTATGTTCATTGCAATTAAACAATATATGGATAAACATAACTTAAATTGCAATGAAAATATAACATTTTGGGGTCACGAAAAAGTAGATCATAATGCTAGATTATGTTTAATGAATATTTTTATTCATCACTTAGGTAGCGGGAAGATAGCTGGGGGAGATGATGCTAATACTTATTATGGCGATTACTGAGGATTGAATGGTAAATGTGATTATGTTTTAGCTAATCCTCCCTTTAATATTGCTAGAGTTAATGCTAAGGCTGCTGAAGATGCCGGAAGATTACCCTTTGGAACTCCCCAAGTCAGCAAATTAGAAATAAAAAATGCTAACTTCCTATGAATTTCTTATTTCTATTCTTATTTAAATGACACTGGTAAAGCTGGATTTGTAATGCCATCCATTACTATGAGTGGTACTGTAGATAAGGAAATAAGAAGTAAAGTAGTAGAAACAAAACATATAGATTTATTAATTAATGTTGCTCCTAAATTTTTTAAGAACAAATTTAAGGGAGACTGTTGTTTATGATTTTTCAATAAGAAGAAACCAAAAGAATATGAAAATAAAGTATTATTTATAGATTCTTCAAATTATTTTGTTCCTGTAGATGCAGGACATAATACTTGAAATGAATGACAATCTAAAAATTTAATTTCTATTGTTTGGTTGTATAGAGGACAAATAGAAAGATATAAAGAATTGATAAATGAGTATAGAGAACAATTGAAAAATTATGCAAATAAATTTTCAATATTAGTTGAACAAGATAATTATTTGAAAGCTTTCAAAGATAAAAAAGAACAACTAATAAAAGATAGTGAATTTGAACTTTCAAGTACTATTAATAGAAAAGAAAAAATGAAATTAAAGCAAGAGTGAGAGGAAAAACATAATGATTTTGATAATGCAATTACTATTGCAAAAGAATTTAATTGAATTTATTCCAAATTTGGCGAGGGAGAATATAAAGATATTCCTGGTTTTTGTAAAGTAGCTGAAATTGAAGAAATTAGAGAAAATGATTATTCACTAGTTCCTGGCGTTTATGTAGGTCTTGAAGAAGAAGAACTAGAAGATCAAGAAACTTTCTTTAAAAGGATGGAAAACATGCATCAAGAATTAGATGAACTAGAAAAAGAAGCTACAGAATTAATGAGTCGAATTAGAAAAAATAAATCTTTATGAATGAAAAGCAGTTAATATAGGGAGAGACTAACAAATCTTTTACAAAATTAATTAGTTTTCCTTTTCTCCCCTAGGGGAGAAAAAAACTAAAAATTCTTTAAAAGAGAAGAGAAATTTAATTGTGTCACTCCCTAAAAATGAGTGGAAATTAACAACTTTAGATAAGTTAGGAAAAATATCATCTGGAAAGCCATATTCCAGAAAATATGAATTTCATCCTAAGTTACATAAAGAATCTATTTCTTTCGTTGGAGTTAAAGAAGTTGGTCAAAGTAGATTGCATATTTTGAAGTGTAATAGATATTATTTTTTAAACAAACTTTCCTTAATGAATAACAAATTATTTTCAAAAAATACAGTTTGTATTTCTATGTTAGGGAACTCACCAGGAGATGCAGCATTATTAAAAAATGATTCTTTTTTATCCACTAGTGTTTTTGGTTTTACTCCATATAAGAATATTTCTAATCCTAAATTTATTAAGTATTGCTTAGATTCTCAAAAAGAAAAATTTGCATCTTATTCCGCTACAACCACCATTAGAAAGGCCTTACCTACTTATCAATTATTTTTAATCAAATTTCCTGCGCCCCCCCCAGGGTTCAAGGATTAATTGGAGATATTCTTTCAGCTTATGATGAGCTCATAGAAAATAGTGAGCAATAAATAGAAGTGTTTCAAAATATTAGAACTTCTATTTTTAAAGAGTGATTTGTTAATTTAAGATTTCCAAATAATAATGGATTAAGTCTTGATGACTTAATTACTGTGGGGGGGGCTGAAATGTTGAAAAATTGAGTGATATTGTCTCAATTAAAAGAGGAGAAGTTTCAGCTAAGAATTCTATTAAGGAAGGAAGATATCCATTTTTTACTGCTTCTAAAAATAGTCCAGAAAGAATCAATAAATATTCTTATGACACTAATGCCATATTGATAACAATAACTGGACATTTTTTATCTTTTCTATACAGAGGAAAATTTGAAGCTAGCGATCATTGCTTTGTTTTGCAAGTCAAAAATAAAAATTTATTCTATTTTTTATTCGAGCAATTAAAAATAAAACTTCAAATTTTGCATAAAGAAGATTCAGGAATATTAAAAACTCTCCGGATACAAAGACTGTTAAACCTAAATTTTCCGATTCCTGATGATACGATTTTAGACAAATTTAACAATATTTGTGAAGATATTCAGCTCAAAATTGAAAATTTAAATAAAAGGGTTGAAAGTTCTGAAAATGTTAAGAAACATTTACTTAATAAATTATTTAGTCAAAAAATAAGAGTTAATTAAAAATTTTTATTATGTCTTTTTCAAATAAAGACATTAATTAAATGAGTCAATCACAACAAATAAAAAATATAGGTAAATCTCAATATTCTGAAGGAGAATTAATTGAAAAAGATGCTCTCAGATTACTTGAAGAAGAGCTAAATTGAACTGTTATTAAAGATAATAGAAATAATAAAGCTTACAGATGGAATAATAAAACACCGATTTTATCTGAAATTCTCTGCGATTCTTTAAAAAGATTAAATCCTTGAATTAATGATGAACATACTAGAGAAGTTATTTCAATTCTTGAAAAAGATATTTTTAGTAATTTTGATATCAGAATTAATAGAGATAAATACTACTTAATAAGAGATGGAGTTGATGTAAGTTTAAAAGAAATTGGAAATAATAAGAAGAAAAAAATTAATCTTATTGATTTCAATAATCCAGAAAATAATACATTCACTGCTGTATCGCAATTAAAAATTAAAGGTTATTATTCTGAAGATATTGGGATTCCAGATGTATTGGGATTTATAAATGGAATCCCCCTTCTATTTATAGAATTTAAAGCTAATCACATCGATCCAAAAGAAGGTTATGACGAAAATTATCAAGATTATTTAGAAAAAATACCACAAATATTTGCATTCAATGCTTTTTTAGTTTTTTCTAATGGAGATAAAACTAAGATTGGCGCTGTTGGAAGTAATTGAGATTATTTCAGTAATTGAAAAAGATTGAAAGAAGAAGATGAAGGAAATACTGATATTTCCATTTTTTTGAGGGGAGTATGTGACAAAAAGAATTTTTTGGACTTATTTCAAAATTTCATAATTTTTAAAAAAACTGAAAAAGGGTTAATAAAAATAGTTGCGAGAAATCATCAATTTTTAGGAGTTAATTTAGCTTTCCAAAGTTATGAAAAAAGAAAAGAGAAAGAAGGTAAATTGGGTACTTTTTGGCATACACAGGGAAGCGGCAAAAGCTTATCCATGTTATTTTTTGCAGAAAAAATTAAGAGAAAATGCGGAGGTAATCCTATTTTCATAATTCTTTGCGATAGAAAAGATTTAGAAAGTCAAATTTATGAAACATTTTCGCAAATTGGAGTTTTAGATTCTAATCGAGATTGCAAAGTTGAGAGCAAAGAAGATTTAAGAGAAAAATTAAAAGCAAAACACAGCTATGTTTTCTCTTTAATTCACAAATTTCATAATGCTTCTTTAACACCTATTGAAGAAGATAGAGAAATAATAATTATTGTTGACGAAGCACATAGAACACAATATGGTAGCATGTCAGTTTCTATGTATAAATTTCTTCCTAAAGCATCAAGAATAGGATTTACAGGCACTCCTCTCCTTTCAAGAGAAGAAATAACTGCAAGATATTTTGGGGGATATATTTCCACTTATGATTTTCTTAAAGCTATAGAAGATGGGGTAACAGTACCTCTATTATTTGAAAATAGGGCTTGCAAAATAAAGAATATTGTAAATCCAGAAATTAATGCAGAGTTTTATAGAGAATTTGGGGATTCAAAATTACCTTCAGATTGAAACCACAAAAAACAATTATGAATGAGAGAAGATAGATTAAAAAATAATGCTAAAGATTTTGTATCTTATTATTCTGGAGCAGAAAGAATGTTTATGGGAAAAGTAATGTATGTTTGTCTAAATAAGGTTGCATGCGTATTAATGAAAAATTATGTACAAGAATATTGAAAAGAAGAAATAGAGAGATTAAAAAAATTAAAACAATCTCTTTCTTCTGGCTCTAATTCAGAGGAAAAAGATGAAGAAATGCAATCAATTGAAAAAAAAATTATTGAGATGGAGAAAACTGAAATGGAAATAGTATTTAGTGAAGGAAAATTAGATGAAGAACAAATATATGAATATGACACTGATATAGAAATTTCAAAAAATATTAGTGAAAGAGAAGCATCAAAAAGATTTAAAAATAGAAATGGAGATCCAGATGGCAATTTAAAAATTGTTTTTGTATGTGCTATGTGAATGACAGGCTTTGATGTTCCATGTTTATCTTTTCTTGTGCTAGATAAACCACTTAAAGCACATACTTTAATGCAAGCAATTGCTCGCCCAAATAGAGTAGATATAGAAAAAGATAGAGGTTTTATTCTAGATTATTTGAATTGTTTGCCTGCACTAAGAGATGCTCTAAAACATTGAGGCTCAGTGCATGGAAAAAGTTTTTTCGAAATAAAGGATGCTTCAGAAATGATAAAGGATATTAAAGAGTTAGTTCTTAATATAGAAATGTTTTTGCAAAGCAAATATGTTTCCTTAGCTCTTCTTATTAGTAGTTCTCCTGAGAAAAAAAGAATAATGTTGAGGGAAATCAAAGAAAAACTATTATTTGATTGAACTAGAGAAAAAATTAATGAAAAATGTGAAAAATTATTTCATGAGCTCAAATATGTAGTTAAAACTGATTTATTACTAGATATTTATGAAAAAGCTGATGCTATTAGAGCTATTCACAGAACTTTAAATGCTGGTAATGAGAATAAAAAAGATACATGACAATCTACATTAACTAGATTACTTAGAAAATATATAAGGTCCGATATAAATCGAGAGAATTTACTTAAGGTAATAAATGAACAAGATATAAAAGAAGTAAGTAAATTAGTAACAAATTCAAAGAAGATAAAACAAATCACTTTTGAAGATCTCAAAAATGATTTATATATAAAAATTCAAAAGAATTGAGAAGATAATCCAACAACTATAAATTTTTTTAAAGAATATAACGAAATGATTGAAAAATGAAATGAAGATATCGATCAACAAGAACAAATTTTTGAAGATTTAGTTAATTTAGGAAAAAGAGTGGAAGAGGAAACTATTCGTTTTAAAAGAGAAGGATTTTTAAATGTTCAGGAATTAGTTATTTACGATATTTGCAAAACTAAATATAATGGAGATCTTCAAAAATTAAAGATTTTCAGTGTGGAGTTTCTAACCATTATGAAACATTATTTAAAAAACACTTTTGAACCTTTTAACAAAGATACAACAATATCAGAAATTAAATATAGAATTAAAAAAATTATTTTTCAAAAATTTCCTATTACTTTAAATTGGGAAGATATTCAAAAAATAAGAGATGAACTTTATGAATATTTAAAAAAAATATTTTTTGCAGAGTGAATTTCTGAAAAATAAATAATTAAGTTAAATGATTCTATTTTTTCTCCCCAAAAGGGAGAAAAATTTTTAAATTAATTTAATTTATGACGGAAAAATTTGACGATAATGAATGAAAATTGGTAACTTTAGATGAGTTAGGTAATTTAAAGACAGGTAAACCGGCCCCAAAATTAAGTGAAAAAACAAAAATTTTATTTGAAGGGGGCACAATTCCTTTAATTGGTTGTGAAGAAATTAGTAAAAGTATATTATTTATTAGAAATTGCAATAGATTCTATAATTTTTTTGGCTTAAAAATAGGAAAATTATTTTTAAAAAATACTGTTTGTATTAATCAATATGGATCGGGATGCGGGGATTCAGCTTTATTAAGAAATAATTCTTGCTTAACAAATGCAGTTCATGGATTTAATTCTTTTAATAAAGTTTCAGATTGTAAATTCATTAAATATTATTTTGATTTACCTAGCTTTAAGAAAAAAATAATTTCTCTATCGAATGCGGTTACAGCTCAACCAGGACTATATTTAAATAAATTATTAAAAACCAAGATTTTAATTCCTTCCTTCATTATTCAGCAAAAAATTGGTGATATTCTTTCAGCTTATGATGAGCTAATAGAAAATAGTGAGCAACAAATAGAAGTGTTTCAAAATATTAGAACTTCTATTTTTAAAGAGTGATTTGTTAATTTAAGATTTCCAAATAATAATGGATTAAGTCTTGATGACTTAATTACTGTGGGGGGGGCTGAAATATTGAAAAATTGAGTGATATTGTCTCAATTAAAAGAGGAGAAGTTTCAGCTAAGAATTCTATTAAGGAAGGAAGATATCCATTTTTTACCTCTTCAAAAAATAGTCCAGAAAGAATCAATAAATATTCTTATAACATGTTTGCAATTATAGTGACAAGAACAGGTAAATTTGTAGCTAGAATTTTCAGAGGAAAATTTGAAGTTAGCGATTGTTGTTTTCTTATTTCCCCTAAAATTCAAGATCAAATCTATTTTTTATTGGAAGCTATAAATTTAATAATTTTTGAACTTCATAAAAATTGTCCAGGAGTGAAAGTCTTAAAAGAATTCGAATTTAAACCAACTTCAATTATTATTCCAAATAAAGAATTACTAGAAAAATTCAACAGTATTTGTGAAGATATTCAGATAAAAATAGAAAACTTAAATAAAGGAATTGAAAAGCTTGAAAGAATGAAAAAAGATTTACACAAAATGATTTTTAATCAAAAAATAACAATAAATTAAAACAATTTAAATTTTTTTTAGAAAAAACAATATTAAAAAATATTAAAATTAAAAATTTTTTTTAAAATTTAGAGGATGGGTTCTATTGATAATCAAGTAAAATATATTGATTTTTTTCTTAAATGTATACCTTCAGAGGGCCACATTTTTAAATGCAAAATAGATGAAGAAGAAAGAGATTATTTTTTTCTAGTTAGTGATTTTGAAGAAGGTGAAAAAGGAAAAAAAATTGAAAGATTAATAGTCCATTTTGATAAATTTGATGGGGAAGATTATAGAAATAGTGATTTTTGGGAACATCCATTATTTGCCGAGAATATTGAAATTATAGAGAAATTTAAAGATTTAAAAATACAAAAGTTAGAAGAAGAAAACAAACTTATCTTAGTTTTTGATCTTTATCAAGAATACTTAAATAAATCTCTTTTCTTTTCTAATGAAAATTCCAAAATTTTATTCAATAAATTTATTGAAAAGTGACAAAAAGAACATCACTTAGAAAAAACAGTTGACAAGATAAATAAGCTTTATCCGGAACATTTTTAAGATTTAAAAAATATTTTTCCCTAAAAGGGAAAAAATCAAAAATAATTGTTTAATAATTTTTTTATCTAAAAACTAAATGTTTAATCTTGACAAAAACACTTTATTGAAAAAAGAATTAATTAAAGATAAATCTATTGAAACTTTAGAAGAGCTTGGATGGAAAAAAAGAAATTTTAATGA belongs to Mycoplasma parvum str. Indiana and includes:
- a CDS encoding MIP family Ig-specific serine endopeptidase; its protein translation is MPVNFPNLLKFLFVSVGGASGIGYSGHEVYRFVNNSNLPNRKADLSNYLSPEIDKDYSSFATQPNTDISTIIAENISENSLSNNQKDDSQSFLTPKESSSSLDSELNTENKEKEVLKLTGIKAVSQNKQTISVQPKKLMPQTIIENNVGDWVGPNGSGNKVYSNRTTNPILNKQKISDQERKHMEESKNEIYYWDYRNNLVSSGDIDLIKNTNQLKEDAKIYKMIKDHTVKLSTPCSTGTGWFLDFELPIDENKYPTKWFVATNLHVINEIRFAESEYNISLPITNSTLSEYLKKNEKWGKKCVEFLSKEIPILDLLSEEDITEAPNSEKSSWYRSREDDYYKNHPIYIQMNENAGNKSPVRSPKIYQAHINNPKLVYAAINFAGVKKDLDNDKETMDYFKDFGVIEVNFESGEVAKKVTNKLFEKYYKNKVFENSGAQVPEKSINFFAPELMSKYSAEELNKNEDHFFIGGYPTGVNRYGEISFSMNQKYKKKYDKNYVGSITPTHSKLTYFKEINDHENWTGYNLTNQHGDVIKGHSGSEKHKQHHKQTQLFWNGKSLFTWGYDYVLDNTFLGGGASGSMVLDKDGALLGLYTRYTGSFINYGIVEPIRGSQVKDDKGRVIIPNFDLIAGKGGDISSYRTQLEKYGKIKTYLSQKENWIINPK
- a CDS encoding PIN domain-containing protein, translated to MTNFMARKNYLRKIIVFDRKDGDNFRKKIFSEYKANRDLRKVDESFYYWIEYSKNKLNNLGFEIYIPENGYEGDDQIGTIAKKFSEKFFLCWNFYYW
- a CDS encoding 5'-3' exonuclease H3TH domain-containing protein produces the protein MPHQIPLFKALAGDSSDNYPGIPNVGEKRAVALIKQFGSEDNFLKNYQNIKDSKIKISISENIEKLKLYLEIAKIRTDLSFSL
- a CDS encoding restriction endonuclease subunit S — protein: MSQWELTTLDKLGKISSGKSYCRKYEFNPKLHEESISFVGVKEVGQSRLHILKCNRYYFLNKLSLMNNKLFSKNTVCISIYGSYPGDAALLKNDSFLSNCVFAFSSYKNISNPQFIKYCLELSEKTFSSISATTIIKKALPIYKLLSVKFPCPPHDIQQKIGDILSAYDELIENSEQQIEVLQNIRTSIFKEWFINLRFPDSNLVAYWPERRFPSDWRYQKLEEVAKIEVGKESANNAVKNGRYPFFTNSTKDKLARTNKYSYDTSATLINFGGSDFRARFYRGKFEASDFSYIVLSKDKNLIFLIFEAIMFILPQIYKCSVNYKKLKKQQLEGIKIIIPDSKTLEKFNSICENIQLKIESLSIGIEKLERMKKDLHKMIFSQKIEIF
- a CDS encoding type I restriction-modification system subunit M N-terminal domain-containing protein, producing MSTLEQRLWKACDNLRANSSLKESEFCMPVLGIIFLKYMDTRFKKAKQKINQECLEREGIVLPEEEDDYKRLGVIMLPQEAQYSWILSLPEDISSKELKDINGQPLNSLGEVLDNSMMLIESKTQKLSRILYREYNRMPDKLLKGLLEIFDHEDITWEDDRLGENLWIFSWTICFLCEGWRRYLFHPSLTSKYDC
- a CDS encoding HsdM family class I SAM-dependent methyltransferase, which codes for MTDWGRIYEYFLEQFASYVKGEEGIFFTPPSLVNMIVNILEPAKGTVLDPACGSGGMFIAIKQYMDKHNLNCNENITFWGHEKVDHNARLCLMNIFIHHLGSGKIAGGDDANTYYGDYWGLNGKCDYVLANPPFNIARVNAKAAEDAGRLPFGTPQVSKLEIKNANFLWISYFYSYLNDTGKAGFVMPSITMSGTVDKEIRSKVVETKHIDLLINVAPKFFKNKFKGDCCLWFFNKKKPKEYENKVLFIDSSNYFVPVDAGHNTWNEWQSKNLISIVWLYRGQIERYKELINEYREQLKNYANKFSILVEQDNYLKAFKDKKEQLIKDSEFELSSTINRKEKMKLKQEWEEKHNDFDNAITIAKEFNWIYSKFGEGEYKDIPGFCKVAEIEEIRENDYSLVPGVYVGLEEEELEDQETFFKRMENMHQELDELEKEATELMSRIRKNKSLWMKSS
- a CDS encoding restriction endonuclease subunit S codes for the protein MSLPKNEWKLTTLDKLGKISSGKPYSRKYEFHPKLHKESISFVGVKEVGQSRLHILKCNRYYFLNKLSLMNNKLFSKNTVCISMLGNSPGDAALLKNDSFLSTSVFGFTPYKNISNPKFIKYCLDSQKEKFASYSATTTIRKALPTYQLFLIKFPAPPPGFKD
- a CDS encoding restriction endonuclease subunit S, with amino-acid sequence MSDIVSIKRGEVSAKNSIKEGRYPFFTASKNSPERINKYSYDTNAILITITGHFLSFLYRGKFEASDHCFVLQVKNKNLFYFLFEQLKIKLQILHKEDSGILKTLRIQRLLNLNFPIPDDTILDKFNNICEDIQLKIENLNKRVESSENVKKHLLNKLFSQKIRVN